In one window of Prionailurus bengalensis isolate Pbe53 chromosome B3, Fcat_Pben_1.1_paternal_pri, whole genome shotgun sequence DNA:
- the BATF gene encoding basic leucine zipper transcriptional factor ATF-like, with protein MPHSSDSSDSSFSRSPPPGKQDSSDDVRKVQRREKNRIAAQKSRQRQTQKADTLHLESEDLEKQNAALRKEIKQLTEEMKYFTSVLSSHEPLCSVLAASTPSPPDVVYSAHAFHQPHVSSPRFQP; from the exons ATGCCTCACAGCTCCGACAGCAGCGACTCCAGCTTCAGCCGCTCCCCTCCCCCGGGCAAGCAG GACTCATCTGATGATGTGAGAAaagttcagagaagggagaaaaatcgCATTGCTGCCCAGAAGAGccgacagaggcagacacagaaggcTGACACCTTGCACTTG GAGAGTGAAGACCTGGAGAAACAGAACGCGGCTCTGCGCAAGGAGATCAAACAGCTCACGGAAGAGATGAAGTATTTCACGTCGGTGCTAAGCAGCCATGAGCCCCTGTGCTCGGTGCTGGCGGCCAGCACGCCCTCGCCCCCCGACGTGGTATACAGCGCCCATGCCTTCCACCAGCCTCACGTCAGCTCGCCTCGCTTCCAGCCCTGA